A portion of the Paenibacillus hamazuiensis genome contains these proteins:
- a CDS encoding response regulator: MVKIIVVDDEEYIRQGLAKLIQRAGKQYEVIGTFASGAELLGQLAMLEPDLIITDIKMPRMTGLELIERLRTLRPDVHIAILSGFSDFKFAQEALRFHVLDYLLKPVDQDELDRLLHMVESGIKEKRRKSEGALEERVRFLLTEHAPVLSEPYVQQVTKELNELPLFRSHCALMLVHAEPVLQKDDLDGLRTYWEHECRVWEWDQARYLVLLSIGSGEHAGRMKELSNIMMRHLAAYRRVRIAASGMFSGAEHLAEEGRRVEKAFYEAWFAEGKQVFMLPFDPPIHEKPPYPVLLLSREWYQALELSDTDRAVEELARWVQELKVRKYPWPQLQESCTHVLGQIREKRGLGASAALEREEPVPHLYGEWAAFAASFRQMAREELAQLKEARKGNQVIHKVKSYIQEHYTKELELSELANLVYLTPSYLSKLFKTETGETITDYIISVRIEQAKLTLRRAQGLKTYEVGEMVGYADPVYFNKVFKKVTGMTPKEYRERAR, translated from the coding sequence ATGGTTAAAATTATCGTTGTTGACGACGAAGAATACATTCGTCAGGGACTGGCGAAGCTGATTCAACGGGCGGGGAAGCAGTATGAGGTGATCGGGACATTCGCCAGCGGTGCGGAGCTGCTGGGTCAGCTTGCCATGCTGGAGCCGGATCTGATCATTACGGATATTAAAATGCCCCGGATGACGGGGCTTGAACTGATCGAACGGCTGCGAACGCTCAGGCCGGACGTACACATAGCCATATTAAGCGGTTTCAGCGATTTCAAGTTTGCCCAAGAAGCTCTGCGGTTTCACGTGTTGGATTATTTGCTCAAGCCCGTGGACCAGGATGAGCTTGACCGGCTTCTCCATATGGTGGAATCCGGGATAAAGGAGAAGCGGCGGAAATCCGAAGGCGCGCTGGAGGAACGCGTTCGATTTTTGCTGACCGAACATGCTCCCGTGCTTTCGGAGCCGTATGTACAGCAAGTAACGAAAGAGCTGAACGAACTTCCTCTATTCCGGAGCCATTGTGCACTCATGCTGGTTCATGCGGAACCGGTTTTGCAAAAGGACGATCTGGATGGGCTCCGAACGTATTGGGAGCATGAATGCAGAGTCTGGGAATGGGATCAGGCACGTTACCTCGTGCTGCTGTCCATAGGTAGCGGCGAACATGCGGGTAGGATGAAAGAGCTTTCGAACATCATGATGCGGCATTTGGCCGCCTATCGGCGAGTGCGAATAGCGGCGAGCGGTATGTTCAGCGGTGCCGAGCATCTTGCCGAAGAAGGACGCAGAGTGGAGAAGGCCTTCTATGAGGCCTGGTTTGCGGAAGGAAAGCAGGTGTTCATGCTGCCATTCGATCCGCCGATTCACGAGAAGCCGCCATATCCGGTACTTTTATTAAGCCGTGAATGGTATCAGGCACTTGAGCTGTCGGATACGGATCGTGCGGTGGAGGAATTGGCGCGTTGGGTTCAAGAGCTGAAAGTCCGCAAGTATCCTTGGCCGCAGCTGCAGGAAAGCTGTACCCATGTACTCGGCCAGATTCGCGAAAAACGGGGATTGGGTGCGTCCGCAGCATTGGAGAGGGAGGAACCGGTCCCTCATCTATATGGGGAATGGGCTGCGTTCGCCGCTTCCTTCCGGCAGATGGCGAGGGAAGAGCTGGCGCAACTGAAGGAAGCAAGGAAGGGCAATCAAGTGATTCATAAGGTCAAAAGCTACATTCAGGAACATTATACGAAAGAACTGGAGCTATCGGAGCTCGCCAATCTCGTATATTTGACCCCCAGCTATTTGAGTAAATTGTTCAAGACGGAGACCGGGGAGACCATTACCGATTACATCATTTCCGTCCGCATTGAGCAGGCCAAACTTACTTTGCGAAGAGCACAAGGGCTGAAAACATACGAGGTCGGAGAAATGGTGGGTTATGCGGACCCGGTTTATTTCAATAAAGTATTCAAAAAGGTGACCGGCATGACGCCGAAGGAATACCGCGAACGCGCCAGGTAA
- a CDS encoding carbohydrate ABC transporter permease, with product MMKLHWRLRPTDYVFECFLYLFMIFVGVVTIYPFWNILAISLNEAMDTVRGGIYLWPRAFTLENYKQLFVYNNLLIAFKNSVLRTVIGTAIGVFSSAMIAYVLSRRDFIARKPMSLIFVLTLYFSGGMIPVYMLMRDLHLMNSFWVYILPNLVNAWNVFVIRSFMDGLPISLQESAKLDGANDLTIFLRIIMPLCKPVLATIALFIAVGQWNSWFDTFLYNSGAEHLTTLQYELMKILANTTAGANNADLARSGNPALSAQVSPESIRAAITIVATLPILVVYPFLQKYFVKGLTLGAVKA from the coding sequence ATGATGAAACTCCATTGGAGATTACGGCCAACCGATTACGTATTCGAATGCTTTCTTTACCTCTTCATGATCTTCGTCGGAGTGGTAACGATCTACCCGTTCTGGAACATCCTCGCGATTTCCTTGAATGAGGCGATGGACACGGTCCGCGGCGGAATTTACCTATGGCCGCGCGCGTTTACCCTGGAGAACTATAAACAGCTTTTCGTTTACAACAACCTGCTTATCGCCTTTAAAAATTCGGTGCTGCGAACCGTCATCGGCACCGCGATCGGGGTGTTCAGCTCGGCCATGATCGCATATGTGCTCAGCCGCCGGGATTTTATCGCCAGAAAGCCGATGTCGCTCATTTTCGTCCTGACCTTATATTTCTCCGGGGGGATGATTCCGGTCTATATGCTGATGCGGGATCTGCATCTGATGAATTCGTTTTGGGTCTATATTTTGCCTAACCTCGTAAACGCATGGAACGTTTTCGTGATTCGTTCCTTTATGGACGGGCTGCCGATCAGTTTGCAGGAATCCGCCAAGCTGGACGGGGCGAACGATCTTACGATTTTCCTGCGAATCATTATGCCGCTCTGCAAGCCTGTGCTCGCCACGATCGCGCTGTTCATTGCGGTAGGCCAGTGGAATTCGTGGTTCGATACGTTTCTTTATAACAGCGGCGCGGAGCACCTGACCACGCTGCAGTATGAGCTGATGAAAATATTGGCGAATACGACGGCGGGTGCCAATAACGCGGATCTTGCGCGCAGCGGGAACCCTGCGTTATCCGCTCAGGTCTCCCCGGAATCGATCCGGGCGGCGATCACCATCGTGGCCACGCTGCCGATTTTGGTCGTATATCCGTTCCTGCAAAAGTATTTTGTCAAAGGGTTGACGCTCGGCGCGGTGAAAGCTTAA
- a CDS encoding ABC transporter substrate-binding protein: MRKNRKLAALTMAAAITLAGCSSEGDSKGSGAADHSAGKDDKAPITLTMFSADPNTQYENMQSPVGKKITELTGVTLKMDYPVGDPKQKVSLMAASGEYPDLIFAKNEIATIVDAGGLIDLAPLIDKHGPNIKKLYGDYLKRLKWSSKDGSIYFLGTFGVNEVQWEPKDGFQLQHQVVKELGFPKLKTLQDYESAIKAYKEKHPTIDGKPTIGLSLLADDWRIAQSVTNPAVFATGGSDDGEWYIDEKTMKPVFHLTRPEEKEYFKWLNHMNDIGLLDPESFVQKYDQYKAKIASGRVLGIIDSKWQYREPEQSLLQAGKPELTYGMYPITLNENFKNKNFQSAGYSAGWGVGISKSAKDPVRVIKFLDWLASDEAQILNNWGIEGVHYKIENGKRVIPKEEMEQRVKDPQYGKKTGIGVYTYPFPEYGYGVKDPSGQTYKIESPEQIISKYSDIEKEVLSKYNAKMWMDLFPKVSEFPVKPYGAAWQINIPQETDGAVIMQKCMQIVRKRIPEAILAKPEKFDEVWDSFQKELEQAGVHKLEAQFEGLLKERIKLWNS; the protein is encoded by the coding sequence ATGAGGAAAAATAGAAAACTCGCCGCGCTGACCATGGCGGCGGCCATTACGTTGGCAGGCTGCAGTTCCGAGGGCGATTCGAAGGGCTCGGGAGCCGCCGACCATTCGGCCGGAAAGGACGATAAGGCGCCCATTACGCTGACGATGTTTTCGGCAGACCCGAACACCCAGTACGAAAACATGCAAAGCCCGGTAGGGAAAAAAATTACCGAGCTGACCGGCGTAACCCTGAAAATGGATTATCCGGTCGGGGATCCGAAGCAGAAGGTATCGCTTATGGCGGCCAGCGGAGAATATCCCGATCTGATCTTCGCCAAAAACGAAATCGCAACGATTGTGGACGCAGGCGGACTCATCGACCTGGCTCCACTGATCGACAAGCACGGCCCGAATATCAAGAAGCTGTACGGGGACTATTTGAAGCGATTGAAGTGGAGCAGCAAAGACGGTTCCATCTACTTCCTCGGAACGTTCGGCGTGAACGAGGTGCAGTGGGAGCCGAAGGACGGCTTCCAGCTGCAGCACCAGGTGGTGAAGGAGCTCGGCTTCCCCAAGCTGAAGACCTTGCAGGATTACGAAAGCGCAATAAAAGCATATAAGGAGAAACATCCGACCATCGACGGCAAACCGACCATCGGGTTGTCACTATTGGCGGACGACTGGCGCATCGCGCAATCGGTGACGAACCCGGCGGTATTCGCTACCGGCGGCTCCGATGACGGCGAATGGTATATCGACGAGAAGACGATGAAACCGGTATTTCACCTGACCCGTCCTGAAGAGAAGGAATATTTCAAGTGGCTGAATCATATGAACGATATCGGCCTGCTCGATCCGGAAAGCTTCGTGCAGAAGTACGATCAGTACAAGGCGAAGATTGCCTCCGGCCGCGTGCTCGGCATCATTGATTCCAAATGGCAGTACCGCGAGCCCGAGCAATCTCTCCTGCAGGCGGGCAAACCTGAGCTGACATACGGCATGTATCCGATCACGTTGAATGAAAACTTCAAGAATAAGAACTTCCAGAGCGCCGGTTATTCCGCAGGCTGGGGGGTAGGCATCTCCAAGTCGGCGAAGGATCCGGTCCGGGTGATCAAGTTCCTGGATTGGCTCGCATCCGACGAAGCGCAAATCCTCAACAACTGGGGCATCGAAGGCGTACATTACAAGATCGAAAATGGCAAGCGGGTTATCCCCAAGGAAGAAATGGAGCAGCGTGTCAAGGATCCGCAGTACGGCAAGAAAACGGGTATCGGCGTGTACACGTACCCGTTCCCGGAATACGGCTACGGCGTAAAGGATCCGTCCGGTCAAACCTACAAGATTGAGAGCCCGGAGCAAATCATATCCAAGTATTCGGACATCGAGAAGGAAGTGCTTTCGAAATACAACGCCAAGATGTGGATGGATCTCTTCCCCAAGGTGTCCGAGTTCCCTGTTAAGCCATATGGCGCAGCATGGCAAATCAACATTCCGCAGGAAACCGACGGCGCCGTCATTATGCAGAAATGCATGCAGATTGTCCGCAAGCGGATTCCGGAAGCGATCCTGGCGAAGCCGGAGAAATTCGACGAGGTATGGGACAGCTTTCAGAAGGAGCTCGAGCAAGCCGGAGTCCACAAGCTCGAGGCTCAATTCGAAGGTCTGCTGAAGGAACGGATTAAGCTTTGGAATTCCTGA
- a CDS encoding WG repeat-containing protein produces MKRSNICRFTMTLLFLLLFTFPLYNGYAAASDNPVEVYADGYRVPFTQPPFLEDGVVWGELLPFLETVGMQTEWEAETQMVTATYKGSLIELNVNSSEIKIFGYSKPLAFVPRVINDAVFVPLKPFVEVLGEVSWVESDNRIKIVFDKGYPTYVAAKNNDLEQATYSLSHRGGANFVNRDDGSTTLSWAMHHKNTEMIDLLLQYGADPNHEIAVSGESVSPLEAAVMDKDPKLVQLLLEYGADVTSSDREGTALDLARITGQKAVSESDKQKMQQIIALLQRQQEVVSLADQRVLIPYNAGGKMNLFKGEYGHWGYFDQTGKKAIRPKFALAYPFSEGLAYAVSKDLSQAGYIDRTGKFVITLDLSARLYAGDFKEGLAAVRKDGKWGFIDRQGNFVIAPKYEIVFPFSEGLARFAINNKVGFINRSGEEVIEPKYTSASEFLNGMAHVEGDERGFINTKGELVIDFEQLGLSVAGGFFGEYAPVFKNGKAGYINKQGEFAIPPIYYGAGNFREGLAAVTFDGKSYGYIDKSAQMVITPQYDFAAPFRNGQALVKVNGKWGFINPKGETIVSPSFDGFDGILGAGPLWRHDAFSDEADGMAILRKSDQTFYVLPDGKIIEFSKTVE; encoded by the coding sequence ATGAAACGAAGCAATATATGCCGATTCACAATGACTTTACTTTTCTTGCTCTTGTTTACATTCCCTTTGTACAACGGATATGCAGCAGCTTCTGATAATCCGGTGGAAGTCTACGCCGATGGATACCGCGTTCCGTTCACTCAGCCGCCGTTTTTGGAGGATGGGGTGGTTTGGGGGGAGCTGCTGCCTTTTTTGGAGACCGTTGGGATGCAAACTGAATGGGAAGCCGAGACGCAAATGGTCACGGCCACTTATAAAGGTAGTTTGATCGAATTGAACGTAAATTCATCCGAAATCAAAATTTTTGGCTATTCGAAGCCTCTGGCATTTGTTCCTAGAGTGATCAATGACGCGGTGTTCGTCCCATTAAAGCCTTTTGTAGAAGTTTTGGGTGAAGTATCCTGGGTTGAAAGTGACAATCGCATCAAAATTGTATTCGACAAAGGTTATCCCACTTACGTGGCTGCCAAGAACAACGATTTGGAGCAAGCCACGTATTCGTTAAGTCACCGCGGAGGAGCCAATTTTGTCAATCGAGACGACGGGTCGACAACTTTGTCTTGGGCCATGCATCATAAAAATACAGAAATGATCGATCTGCTGCTTCAGTACGGTGCGGATCCGAATCACGAAATAGCCGTCTCCGGCGAATCTGTCAGCCCCTTGGAAGCTGCTGTCATGGACAAAGATCCGAAGCTCGTGCAGCTACTGTTGGAGTACGGAGCGGATGTAACCTCCTCGGATCGGGAAGGCACTGCTCTGGATTTGGCCAGAATAACTGGGCAAAAAGCTGTCAGCGAATCCGACAAACAAAAAATGCAGCAAATCATCGCTTTGCTTCAGAGGCAGCAGGAGGTCGTTTCATTGGCCGATCAAAGGGTACTTATCCCTTACAACGCTGGCGGAAAGATGAACCTGTTCAAAGGGGAATATGGTCACTGGGGATACTTCGATCAAACCGGTAAAAAAGCGATAAGGCCAAAATTCGCTCTAGCTTATCCTTTTTCAGAAGGGCTTGCCTATGCGGTAAGCAAGGATTTATCACAGGCGGGTTATATCGACCGGACCGGTAAATTCGTTATTACACTTGATTTAAGCGCTAGACTATATGCAGGAGATTTTAAAGAAGGGCTGGCTGCTGTCAGAAAGGATGGAAAGTGGGGGTTTATCGATAGGCAAGGCAACTTTGTCATTGCTCCGAAGTATGAGATTGTGTTTCCTTTCTCAGAGGGCTTGGCGCGGTTCGCAATAAATAACAAAGTAGGATTTATTAACCGCTCCGGAGAAGAGGTAATAGAGCCTAAATACACATCGGCTTCTGAATTCCTTAATGGAATGGCGCATGTGGAAGGGGACGAGAGAGGCTTTATCAACACGAAGGGCGAACTCGTTATTGATTTCGAACAATTGGGACTATCCGTAGCGGGAGGATTTTTCGGGGAATATGCGCCGGTTTTCAAAAATGGCAAAGCCGGGTACATTAACAAGCAAGGCGAATTTGCGATCCCTCCCATTTATTACGGCGCCGGTAACTTTCGAGAAGGCCTTGCCGCAGTTACATTCGATGGGAAGTCCTACGGTTACATCGACAAATCGGCTCAAATGGTCATAACGCCACAGTATGATTTTGCAGCTCCGTTCCGTAACGGCCAAGCGTTAGTTAAAGTGAATGGAAAATGGGGCTTTATCAATCCTAAAGGCGAAACGATTGTATCGCCAAGTTTTGATGGTTTCGATGGAATACTGGGCGCTGGTCCATTATGGCGGCATGACGCTTTTTCAGACGAAGCTGATGGCATGGCCATACTACGCAAAAGCGATCAAACCTTTTATGTACTTCCGGATGGTAAAATCATTGAATTTTCCAAAACAGTGGAATGA
- a CDS encoding ABC transporter permease, with the protein METMTGSHTAVTEGRKKSTWSTIVRQRYLFLMSLPFVGWLLIFHYFPIWGWTMAFQKFRPGRSFSEQQWVGFDNFVQLFQEPHFYLVLRNTLAMSLMSLIVGYTIPILFAILLNELRFMIFKRTMQTISYLPHFVSWVVVGGIVTKMLSTDGGIVNRILLWLQVIDRPVQFMAHGEWFWVIVTLSDLWKEMGWNSIIYLAAIAGIDPELYEAARVDGAGRFRRIWHITLPGIRTTIMVMMILSIGWLTSIGFEKQYLLGNALVQDYAEVLDLYVLNYGIGLGRFSFGTAIGIVNTIVSIFLLLTSNWAFKRWTKESVI; encoded by the coding sequence ATGGAAACTATGACGGGATCTCATACGGCTGTTACCGAAGGGAGGAAAAAGTCAACATGGAGTACGATCGTCCGGCAGAGATACCTTTTTCTGATGTCGCTGCCGTTCGTCGGTTGGCTTCTTATCTTCCATTACTTTCCCATTTGGGGCTGGACGATGGCGTTTCAGAAATTCCGGCCCGGCCGATCGTTCAGTGAGCAGCAGTGGGTGGGCTTCGATAATTTCGTTCAGCTTTTTCAGGAGCCGCACTTCTATCTGGTTCTTCGCAATACGTTGGCCATGAGCTTGATGAGCCTGATCGTCGGTTATACCATACCGATTTTGTTCGCGATCCTGCTTAACGAGCTGCGCTTCATGATATTCAAGCGGACCATGCAGACGATCTCGTACCTGCCGCACTTTGTTTCATGGGTGGTTGTGGGGGGAATCGTTACGAAAATGCTGTCGACGGACGGAGGCATTGTGAACCGGATTCTGCTCTGGCTTCAGGTGATCGACAGACCGGTACAGTTTATGGCGCACGGTGAATGGTTCTGGGTCATCGTTACTTTATCCGACCTTTGGAAGGAGATGGGGTGGAATTCCATTATTTACCTGGCGGCGATCGCGGGCATCGATCCGGAGCTCTATGAGGCGGCCAGGGTGGACGGAGCCGGAAGATTCCGGCGTATCTGGCATATTACGCTGCCGGGTATCCGCACGACGATCATGGTGATGATGATCCTTTCCATCGGCTGGTTAACGAGCATCGGCTTCGAGAAGCAGTATTTGCTGGGCAATGCTTTGGTACAGGATTATGCCGAGGTTCTGGACTTATACGTACTGAATTACGGAATCGGTTTGGGCAGGTTTTCGTTCGGTACGGCGATCGGCATCGTCAACACCATCGTCTCGATTTTTCTGCTCCTTACATCTAACTGGGCTTTTAAGCGTTGGACCAAAGAGAGCGTCATTTAG
- a CDS encoding beta-mannosidase, translated as MSETHWNIVHWDFKSTEDREWLQASVPGCVHTDLLKQGIIDNPFYGMNEKRLQWIDKKDWEYRTVFDYPEELQSTERLELVFAGLDTYADVWVNDERVISADNMFREWKADVKSILKPQGNVIRVLFRSPISVDLPKLEQLGYALPAANDQSDVGGLGEQKISVFARKAPYHYGWDWGPRFVTSGIWREVKLIGWSECRITDLYIHQSEVSSSAANLRAVVEVEAAAPWSGSLKIGTGELHWERDIEVSAGIHQVELELQIERPDLWWCRGLGEPNLYTFQAELIREGKSRALKSVQTGLREVRLVTEKDDAGSTFYVELNGVPVFAKGANHIPNDSFLTEITYDRYRHEIETAVASNMNMLRVWGGGIYEQDAFYELCDRHGLLVWQDFMFACSMYPGDEAFLNNVQAEAEYNVKRLRNHPCIALWCGNNEIDTAWAHYDENAGWGWKQQYSGELREKIWADYEAIFHRILPAAVNAYAPGMSYWPSSPLCALTGDSRQHAYATSKDGDTHYWGVWHAVEPFENYNVKVSRFVSEYGFQSFPEYRTVRTYAEESEMALESPVMLAHQKNNRGNQLIKEYMDIYMKEPKDFAGFLYMSQVLQAEAMKMAIEAHRRRKPFCMGSLYWQMNDCWPVASWAGMDYYGNWKAMQYYARRSFQDVAVSLYEKGSGQLELYVLSDQLAEVNGELAFRLMDFDGVILWQQQCAVRIPANSSQQVLAWDRNELLRDRDPASVLFQAELRSQGSVLDKKEHYFESHKNLRLTRPAIQLAVSADSDGTKVVLETDVLAKQVWLSAESDGRFTDNFFDLIPGQPQTVRFQSQNNTAADPEKLVVRSMFDFVS; from the coding sequence ATGAGTGAAACACATTGGAATATCGTTCATTGGGACTTCAAAAGCACGGAGGACCGCGAATGGCTTCAGGCCAGCGTACCCGGGTGCGTCCATACGGATCTTCTGAAGCAGGGGATCATCGATAATCCTTTTTACGGAATGAATGAGAAGAGGCTGCAGTGGATTGATAAAAAAGACTGGGAATACCGGACGGTCTTCGATTACCCGGAAGAGCTTCAGTCCACCGAGAGGCTGGAGCTTGTCTTTGCCGGATTGGATACTTACGCGGACGTATGGGTGAATGACGAGCGTGTGATTTCTGCCGACAACATGTTCCGGGAGTGGAAGGCGGACGTGAAATCCATACTTAAGCCGCAAGGCAACGTCATCAGGGTACTGTTTCGCTCTCCGATATCGGTGGATCTTCCCAAGCTGGAGCAGCTCGGTTACGCTCTGCCCGCCGCGAACGACCAATCCGATGTCGGCGGGCTTGGGGAGCAAAAGATCAGTGTCTTTGCCCGTAAGGCGCCTTACCATTACGGCTGGGATTGGGGGCCCCGCTTCGTTACAAGCGGGATATGGCGAGAAGTCAAGCTGATCGGCTGGTCGGAGTGCCGCATTACGGATTTGTATATCCATCAATCCGAGGTCTCGTCTTCCGCCGCTAACCTTCGGGCAGTGGTCGAGGTGGAGGCGGCAGCGCCTTGGAGCGGATCCCTTAAAATAGGGACCGGCGAGCTTCATTGGGAAAGGGATATCGAAGTATCCGCCGGGATTCACCAAGTGGAGCTGGAGCTGCAAATCGAGCGGCCGGATTTGTGGTGGTGCCGAGGACTTGGGGAGCCGAATCTGTACACCTTCCAGGCCGAGCTCATACGGGAAGGAAAGAGCCGAGCGCTGAAATCGGTTCAGACCGGACTGCGGGAGGTCAGACTCGTTACGGAAAAAGACGACGCCGGGTCCACGTTTTATGTGGAGCTGAACGGTGTACCTGTATTTGCTAAAGGAGCCAATCATATCCCGAACGATAGCTTCCTGACGGAAATCACCTATGACCGGTACCGGCATGAAATCGAGACGGCGGTCGCTTCCAACATGAATATGCTGCGAGTCTGGGGAGGAGGCATCTACGAGCAGGATGCTTTCTACGAACTGTGCGACCGGCATGGCTTGCTGGTTTGGCAGGATTTCATGTTTGCTTGCAGCATGTATCCGGGGGATGAAGCGTTTTTAAACAATGTGCAAGCGGAGGCTGAGTATAATGTTAAGCGCCTGCGCAACCATCCTTGTATTGCGCTGTGGTGCGGCAATAACGAGATCGATACCGCATGGGCCCATTATGACGAGAATGCCGGCTGGGGTTGGAAGCAGCAGTATTCGGGAGAGCTTCGCGAGAAGATTTGGGCGGATTATGAGGCAATCTTCCACCGCATATTGCCGGCGGCAGTGAACGCTTACGCACCGGGTATGTCCTACTGGCCTTCGTCGCCGCTTTGCGCGCTGACCGGCGATAGCAGACAGCATGCGTATGCGACCTCCAAAGACGGCGATACGCATTATTGGGGAGTTTGGCATGCCGTGGAGCCTTTCGAGAATTATAATGTGAAAGTGAGCCGGTTTGTCAGCGAATACGGCTTTCAATCGTTTCCTGAATATCGAACGGTACGAACTTACGCCGAAGAATCCGAGATGGCTTTGGAATCGCCGGTCATGCTGGCTCACCAGAAGAATAACCGCGGCAATCAGCTGATTAAAGAATATATGGATATCTATATGAAGGAGCCTAAAGACTTTGCCGGATTTCTATACATGAGTCAGGTGCTTCAGGCGGAGGCGATGAAAATGGCTATTGAAGCGCATCGGCGCCGCAAACCGTTCTGTATGGGCAGCCTGTATTGGCAAATGAACGATTGCTGGCCGGTCGCCTCCTGGGCCGGTATGGATTATTACGGTAATTGGAAGGCTATGCAGTATTATGCGAGACGAAGCTTTCAAGACGTCGCCGTCTCTCTCTATGAGAAGGGGAGCGGGCAGCTGGAACTCTATGTCCTATCGGATCAGCTAGCGGAGGTTAACGGCGAATTGGCATTCCGACTCATGGACTTCGACGGTGTCATTCTATGGCAGCAGCAGTGCGCTGTAAGGATACCGGCCAATTCGAGTCAACAGGTGCTTGCATGGGATCGGAACGAGCTCCTCCGGGACCGTGACCCGGCATCGGTACTCTTTCAGGCTGAGCTGCGATCGCAAGGTTCCGTTCTGGACAAGAAGGAGCATTACTTTGAATCGCATAAAAATTTACGTTTGACGCGACCGGCCATTCAGCTCGCCGTATCGGCGGACAGCGACGGAACGAAGGTTGTACTCGAAACGGATGTGCTGGCCAAGCAGGTATGGCTATCGGCGGAATCGGACGGCCGATTTACCGATAATTTTTTCGATCTGATCCCGGGACAGCCGCAAACCGTCCGATTCCAATCGCAGAACAACACGGCTGCCGATCCGGAGAAGCTGGTCGTACGTTCTATGTTTGATTTTGTCTCATAA
- a CDS encoding group II intron maturase-specific domain-containing protein → MNLNPVIQGWRGYYGKTDPQFPAVFLQKINRHIRRRLFIFLRNKQKRTRIGRCFVYEWLENRLPLGHRNA, encoded by the coding sequence ATGAATTTGAACCCGGTCATTCAAGGATGGCGAGGATACTACGGTAAGACTGACCCACAGTTTCCAGCCGTTTTTCTGCAGAAAATTAATCGGCATATTCGCAGAAGATTGTTTATCTTCCTACGTAACAAGCAAAAGCGGACCAGAATTGGACGATGCTTTGTTTATGAGTGGCTTGAAAACCGTCTCCCCCTGGGACACCGTAATGCTTGA
- a CDS encoding DUF4309 domain-containing protein, which produces MGAIAPQTVKAFEKWVSPDGEQWFHIHSWQGNAWIKSLINDQYLDKEAAIKIAKQMDSVNNPQWNAEFLRDFQDEISKENRAVWKVIAVYPAENKMIVFIDAVTGKVLALTETEPPTKEEPIDQTERERFKPKLDPDFISTASQGKLKGIDVALGNSKQDLIRLLGEPDEIGIQDGEYLKYGNCFFYLNERDDRVHVIDVKIETPGAKIKELLGKPNYEGPNEAGIEEYVVGYEAGNYYLYFKFRTENAELGVLRFKNPKGGY; this is translated from the coding sequence ATGGGCGCTATTGCTCCTCAAACGGTGAAAGCCTTTGAAAAATGGGTATCTCCGGACGGCGAACAATGGTTTCACATTCATAGCTGGCAAGGAAATGCATGGATCAAGTCATTAATAAATGACCAATATCTTGACAAAGAAGCCGCTATAAAAATCGCCAAACAAATGGACTCCGTAAACAATCCGCAGTGGAACGCTGAATTTCTAAGAGATTTTCAAGACGAAATATCAAAAGAAAACCGCGCGGTTTGGAAGGTGATCGCCGTTTACCCGGCCGAAAACAAAATGATCGTGTTTATAGACGCCGTGACCGGTAAAGTCTTGGCATTAACCGAAACAGAACCCCCGACGAAAGAAGAGCCAATTGATCAAACGGAGCGGGAAAGATTTAAACCAAAACTTGATCCTGACTTCATTTCCACTGCAAGTCAAGGAAAACTCAAAGGAATTGATGTGGCTCTAGGGAATTCCAAACAAGACTTGATTCGATTATTGGGCGAGCCAGATGAAATCGGCATCCAAGATGGAGAATATTTAAAGTATGGAAATTGCTTCTTCTACTTAAACGAGCGGGATGATCGTGTCCATGTCATCGACGTCAAAATCGAAACGCCTGGAGCCAAAATAAAAGAACTTTTGGGCAAACCGAACTATGAAGGGCCAAACGAAGCCGGCATAGAGGAATATGTAGTCGGATATGAAGCCGGTAATTATTATCTATATTTCAAGTTTCGAACAGAAAATGCGGAACTTGGAGTATTGCGGTTCAAAAATCCAAAAGGCGGATACTAA